In Kogia breviceps isolate mKogBre1 chromosome 19, mKogBre1 haplotype 1, whole genome shotgun sequence, a single genomic region encodes these proteins:
- the TMEM94 gene encoding transmembrane protein 94 isoform X8 codes for MLFKRAELWSTHQGKGSKGEAPLALGLSTRKALSILKEQLEAVLDGHLKERKKCLTWKEMWRSSFLHHGNRCSCFHWPGASLMLLAVLLLLGCYGGQPAGSPGAELVNASALFLLLLLDLVLIGRQGRLKRREVERRLRGIIDQIQDALRDGKEIRWLDAMYPDLHMPFAPSWSLHWAYRDGHLVNLPVSLLVEGDIIALRPGQESFASLRGIKDDEHIVLEPGDLFPPFSPPPSPRGEVKKGPQNPQQHRLFRVLETPVIDNIRWCLDMALSRPVTALDNERFTVQSVMLHYAVPVVLAGFLITNALRFMLNGPGVTTWQYTLLQLQVNGVLPILPLLFPVLWVLATACGEARVLAQMSKASPSSLLAKFSEDTLSSYTEAVSSQEMLRCIWGHFLRVIQGTSPTLSHSSSLLHSLGSVTVLCCVDKQGILSWPNPSPETVLFFSGKVEPPHSSHEDLTDGLSTRSFCHPEVEEEERGTWPGDGPKAPEPSSHHRAHGRSKHLSGSSVSFSRDTEGGEEDPGKTQHGLEGEPYEAEDFVCDYHLEMLSLSQDQQNPSCIQFDDSNWQLHLTSLKPLGLNVLLNLCNASVTERLCRFSDHLCNIALQESHSTVLPVHVPWGLCELARLIGFTPGAKELFKQGNHLALYRLPSAETMKETSLGRLSCVTKRRPPLSHMISLFIKDTTTSTEQMLSHGTADVVLEACTDFWDGADIYPLSGSDRKKVLDFYQRACLSGYCSAFAYKPMSCALSSQLNGKCIELVQAPGQSSVFTTCELPSTIPIKLSARRSSWSSDEGIGEVLEKEDCMQALSGQIFMGMVSSQYQARLDIVRLIDGLVNACIRFVYFSLEDELKSKVFAEKMGLETGWNCHVSLTPNGDMPGSEIPPSSPSHAGSLHDDLNQVSRDDAEGLLLMEEEGHSDLISFQPTDSDLPSFLEDCNRAKLPRGIHQVRPHLQNIDNVPLLVPLFTDCTPETMCEMIKIMQEYGEVTCCLGSSANLRNSCLFLQSDISIALDPLYPSRCSWETFGYATSTSMAQASDGLSPLQLSGQLNSLPCSLTFRQEETISVIRLIEQARHATYGIRKCFLFLLQCQLTLVAIQFLSCLVQLPPILSTTDILWLSCFCYPLLSISLLGKPPHSSIMSMATGKNLQSIPKKTQHYFLLCFLLKFSFTISSCLVCFGFTLQSFCDSSRVRNLTNCSSIMLPSHADTAPAWFDDFANGLLPAQKLAAALTVLHTVFISITHVHRTKPLWRKSPLTNPWWTVAVPVVLLGQVVQTAVDLQLWTHRDSRVHFGLEDVPLLTWLLGCLSLLLVVVTNEIVKLHEIRVRVRYQKRQKLQFETKLGMNSPF; via the exons ATGCTCTTTAAACGGGCAGAGCTGTGGAGTACCCATCAGGGCAAAGGCAGCAAA GGCGAGGCCCCCTTGGCCCTGGGCCTGTCCACCCGGAAGGCCCTCAGCATCCTGAAGGAGCAGCTGGAGGCGGTGCTGGACGGCCACCTAAAAGAACGGAAGAAATGTCTCACATGGAAG gagATGTGGAGAAGCAGCTTCCTGCACCACGGTAACCGCTGCTCCTGTTTCCACTGGCCCGGCGCCTCCCTCATGCTCCTGGccgtgctgctgctgctgggctgCTACGGGGGCCAGCCGGCTGGCAG CCCCGGGGCGGAGCTGGTGAACGCCTCTGCGCTCTTCCTCTTGCTGCTTCTCGACCTCGTCCTCATTGGGCGGCAGGGTCGGCTGAAGCGTCGGGAGGTAGAACGGAGACTCCGAGGGATCATTGACCAAATCCAAG ATGCCCTCAGGGATGGCAAGGAGATCAGGTGGCTAGATGCCATGTACCCAGACCTCCACATGCCCTTTGCACCATCCTGGTCCCTACACTGGGCCTACAGAGATGGACATCTGGTCAACCTGCCAGTTAGCCTGTTGGTAGAAGGAGACATCATAGCTCTGAGGCCTGGCCAAGAATCGTTTGCTTCTCTGAGGGGGATCAAG GATGATGAGCACATCGTCCTGGAGCCGGGAGACCTGTTTCCACCTTTCtctccgcccccctccccccggggaGAAGTGAAGAAAGGGCCACAGAACCCCCAGCAGCACCGGCTCTTCCGCGTCCTTGAGACCCCCGTGATCGACAACATCAG GTGGTGCCTGGACATGGCCCTGTCCCGCCCAGTCACCGCCCTGGACAACGAGAGGTTCACGGTGCAGTCAGTGATGCTGCACTATGCGGTGCCCGTGGTCCTG GCTGGCTTCCTCATCACCAACGCCCTGCGCTTTATGCTGAATGGCCCTGGCGTCACGACCTGGCAGTACACCCTCCTCCAGCTGCAG GTGAATGGCGTCCTACCCATCCTCCCCTTGCTGTTCCCTGTCCTCTGGGTCCTGGCAACTGCCTGTGGAGAAGCCCGCGTCCTGGCCCAGATGAGCAAGGCTTCCCCCAGCTCCCTG CTGGCCAAGTTCTCGGAGGACACTCTGAGCAGCTACACCGAAGCCGTCTCCTCTCAG GAAATGCTGCGCTGCATTTGGGGCCACTTCCTGCGGGTGATCCAGGGGACGTCTCCTACGCTGAGCCACAGCTCCAGCCTGCTGCACAGCCTGGGCTCCGTCACG GTCCTGTGCTGTGTGGACAAACAGGGCATCCTGTCGTGGCCCAACCCCAGCCCGGAGACCGTGCTGTTCTTCAGCGGAAAGGTGGAGCCCCCGCACAGCAGCCACGAGGACCTAACGGATGGCCTGTCCACCCGCTCCTTTTGCCATCCCGAGGTCGAGGAGGAG GAGCGTGGCACCTGGCCAGGCGACGGCCCCAAGGCCCCCGAGCCCTCCTCTCACCACAGAGCACACGGCCGCAGCAAACACCTGTCCGGCTCCAGCGTGAGCTTCAGCAGGGACACAGAGGGTGGTGAAGAAGACCCCGGCaag ACCCAGCACGGGCTGGAGGGTGAGCCCTACGAAGCCGAGGACTTCGTGTGCGACTACCACCTGGAGATGCTGAGCCTGTCCCAGGACCAGCAGAATCCCTCCTGCATCCAGTTCGATGACTCCAACTGGCAGCTCCACCTCACCTCCCTCAAGCCCCTGGGCCTCAACGTGCTGCTGAACCTGTGCAACGCCAGCGTCACCGAGCGGCTGTGCCGGTTCTCAGACCACCTGTGCAACATCGCCCTGCAGGAGAGCCACAGCACCGTGCTGCCCGTGCACGTGCCCTGGGGCCTCTGCGAGCTCGCCCGCCTCATTG GCTTCACTCCCGGGGCCAAGGAGCTCTTCAAGCAGGGGAACCACCTTGCGCTCTACCGCCTCCCCAGCGCCGAGACCATGAAGGAGACCTCACTGGGGAGGCTCTCCTGTGTCACCAAGCGGCGCCCCCCGCTCAGCCACATGATCAGCCTCTTCATCAAGGACACCACCACCA GCACAGAACAGATGCTGTCCCACGGCACCGCAGACGTGGTCTTGGAGGCCTGCACAGACTTCTGGGACGGGGCCGACATCTACCCTCTTTCGGGTTCCGACAG GAAGAAAGTGCTGGATTTCTACCAGCGAGCCTGCCTGTCTGGTTACTGCTCGGCCTTCGCCTACAAGCCCATGAGCTGTGCCCTGTCGTCCCAGCTCAACGGCAAGTGCATCGAGCTGGTGCAGGCGCCCGGCCAGAGCAGCGTCTTCACCACGTGCGAGCTGCCCAGCACCATTCCCATCAAGCTGAGTGCCCGCCGCAGCAGCTGGAGCTCAGACG AAGGGATCGGGGAGGTGCTGGAGAAGGAAGACTGCATGCAGGCCCTGAGCGGGCAGATCTTCATGGGCATGGTGTCCTCCCAGTACCAGGCCCGGCTGGACATCGTGCGTCTCATCGACGGGCTGGTCAATGCCTGCATCCGCTTCGTCTACTTCTCTTTGGAGGATGAGCTCAAAagcaag GTGTTTGCAGAAAAGATGGGCCTGGAGACGGGCTGGAATTGTCACGTCTCCCTCACGCCCAATGGTGACATGCCCGGCTCTGAGATCCCCCCCTCCAGCCCTAGCCACGCTGGATCCCTGCACGATGACCTGAATCAGG TGTCCCGAGATGATGCGGAAGGGCTCCTCCTAATGGAGGAGGAGGGTCACTCGGACCTCATTAGCTTCCAGCCCACGGACAGCGACCTCCCCAGCTTCCTGGAGGACTGCAACCGG GCCAAGCTGCCGCGGGGCATCCACCAGGTGCGGCCCCACCTGCAGAACATCGACAACGTGCCCCTGCTCGTGCCCCTCTTCACCGACTGCACCCCCGAGA CCATGTGTGAGATGATCAAGATCATGCAGGAGTACGGGGAGGTGACCTGCTGCCTGGGCAGCTCTGCCAACCTGCGGAACAGCTGCCTCTTCCTCCAGAGCGATATCAG CATTGCCCTGGATCCCCTGTACCCCTCCCGCTGCTCCTGGGAGACCTTTGGCTACGCCACCAGCACCAGCATGGCCCAGGCCTCGGACGGCCTTTCTCCTCTGCAGCTCTCGGGGCAGCTCAACAGCCTGCCCTGCTCCCTGACCTTCCGCCAGGAGGAGACCATCAGCGTCATCCGGCTCATCGAGCAG GCTCGGCACGCCACCTACGGCATTCGCAAGTGCTTCCTCTTCCTGCTGCAGTGCCAGCTGACTCTCGTGGCCATCCAG TTCCTCTCTTGCCTCGTCCAGCTGCCGCCAATCCTGAGCACCACCGACATCCTGTGGCTGTCCTGCTTTTGCTACCCTCTGCTCAG CATCTCTTTGCTGGGGAAGCCCCCCCATAGCTCCATCATGTCTATGGCAACGGGGAAAAACCTTCAGTCCATTCCTAAGAAG ACCCAGCACTACTTCCTGCTCTGCTTCTTGCTCAAGTTCAGCTTCACCATCAGCTCCTGCCTCGTCTGCTTTGGCTTCACACTGCAGAGCTTCTGCGACAGCTCCCGGGTCCGTAACCTCACCAACTGCTCCTCCATCATGCTGCCCAG CCACGCCGACACGGCTCCGGCCTGGTTTGACGACTTCGCCAACGGGCTGCTGCCGGCTCAGAAGCTCGCTGCCGCCCTGAC
- the TMEM94 gene encoding transmembrane protein 94 isoform X3, with translation MLFKRAELWSTHQGKGSKGEAPLALGLSTRKALSILKEQLEAVLDGHLKERKKCLTWKEMWRSSFLHHGNRCSCFHWPGASLMLLAVLLLLGCYGGQPAGSPGAELVNASALFLLLLLDLVLIGRQGRLKRREVERRLRGIIDQIQDALRDGKEIRWLDAMYPDLHMPFAPSWSLHWAYRDGHLVNLPVSLLVEGDIIALRPGQESFASLRGIKDDEHIVLEPGDLFPPFSPPPSPRGEVKKGPQNPQQHRLFRVLETPVIDNIRWCLDMALSRPVTALDNERFTVQSVMLHYAVPVVLAGFLITNALRFMLNGPGVTTWQYTLLQLQVNGVLPILPLLFPVLWVLATACGEARVLAQMSKASPSSLLAKFSEDTLSSYTEAVSSQEMLRCIWGHFLRVIQGTSPTLSHSSSLLHSLGSVTVLCCVDKQGILSWPNPSPETVLFFSGKVEPPHSSHEDLTDGLSTRSFCHPEVEEEPHELDALLAGSLNPTLHLSNEQERGTWPGDGPKAPEPSSHHRAHGRSKHLSGSSVSFSRDTEGGEEDPGKTQHGLEGEPYEAEDFVCDYHLEMLSLSQDQQNPSCIQFDDSNWQLHLTSLKPLGLNVLLNLCNASVTERLCRFSDHLCNIALQESHSTVLPVHVPWGLCELARLIGFTPGAKELFKQGNHLALYRLPSAETMKETSLGRLSCVTKRRPPLSHMISLFIKDTTTSTEQMLSHGTADVVLEACTDFWDGADIYPLSGSDRKKVLDFYQRACLSGYCSAFAYKPMSCALSSQLNGKCIELVQAPGQSSVFTTCELPSTIPIKLSARRSSWSSDEGIGEVLEKEDCMQALSGQIFMGMVSSQYQARLDIVRLIDGLVNACIRFVYFSLEDELKSKVFAEKMGLETGWNCHVSLTPNGDMPGSEIPPSSPSHAGSLHDDLNQVSRDDAEGLLLMEEEGHSDLISFQPTDSDLPSFLEDCNRAKLPRGIHQVRPHLQNIDNVPLLVPLFTDCTPETMCEMIKIMQEYGEVTCCLGSSANLRNSCLFLQSDISIALDPLYPSRCSWETFGYATSTSMAQASDGLSPLQLSGQLNSLPCSLTFRQEETISVIRLIEQARHATYGIRKCFLFLLQCQLTLVAIQLPPILSTTDILWLSCFCYPLLSISLLGKPPHSSIMSMATGKNLQSIPKKTQHYFLLCFLLKFSFTISSCLVCFGFTLQSFCDSSRVRNLTNCSSIMLPSHADTAPAWFDDFANGLLPAQKLAAALTVLHTVFISITHVHRTKPLWRKSPLTNPWWTVAVPVVLLGQVVQTAVDLQLWTHRDSRVHFGLEDVPLLTWLLGCLSLLLVVVTNEIVKLHEIRVRVRYQKRQKLQFETKLGMNSPF, from the exons ATGCTCTTTAAACGGGCAGAGCTGTGGAGTACCCATCAGGGCAAAGGCAGCAAA GGCGAGGCCCCCTTGGCCCTGGGCCTGTCCACCCGGAAGGCCCTCAGCATCCTGAAGGAGCAGCTGGAGGCGGTGCTGGACGGCCACCTAAAAGAACGGAAGAAATGTCTCACATGGAAG gagATGTGGAGAAGCAGCTTCCTGCACCACGGTAACCGCTGCTCCTGTTTCCACTGGCCCGGCGCCTCCCTCATGCTCCTGGccgtgctgctgctgctgggctgCTACGGGGGCCAGCCGGCTGGCAG CCCCGGGGCGGAGCTGGTGAACGCCTCTGCGCTCTTCCTCTTGCTGCTTCTCGACCTCGTCCTCATTGGGCGGCAGGGTCGGCTGAAGCGTCGGGAGGTAGAACGGAGACTCCGAGGGATCATTGACCAAATCCAAG ATGCCCTCAGGGATGGCAAGGAGATCAGGTGGCTAGATGCCATGTACCCAGACCTCCACATGCCCTTTGCACCATCCTGGTCCCTACACTGGGCCTACAGAGATGGACATCTGGTCAACCTGCCAGTTAGCCTGTTGGTAGAAGGAGACATCATAGCTCTGAGGCCTGGCCAAGAATCGTTTGCTTCTCTGAGGGGGATCAAG GATGATGAGCACATCGTCCTGGAGCCGGGAGACCTGTTTCCACCTTTCtctccgcccccctccccccggggaGAAGTGAAGAAAGGGCCACAGAACCCCCAGCAGCACCGGCTCTTCCGCGTCCTTGAGACCCCCGTGATCGACAACATCAG GTGGTGCCTGGACATGGCCCTGTCCCGCCCAGTCACCGCCCTGGACAACGAGAGGTTCACGGTGCAGTCAGTGATGCTGCACTATGCGGTGCCCGTGGTCCTG GCTGGCTTCCTCATCACCAACGCCCTGCGCTTTATGCTGAATGGCCCTGGCGTCACGACCTGGCAGTACACCCTCCTCCAGCTGCAG GTGAATGGCGTCCTACCCATCCTCCCCTTGCTGTTCCCTGTCCTCTGGGTCCTGGCAACTGCCTGTGGAGAAGCCCGCGTCCTGGCCCAGATGAGCAAGGCTTCCCCCAGCTCCCTG CTGGCCAAGTTCTCGGAGGACACTCTGAGCAGCTACACCGAAGCCGTCTCCTCTCAG GAAATGCTGCGCTGCATTTGGGGCCACTTCCTGCGGGTGATCCAGGGGACGTCTCCTACGCTGAGCCACAGCTCCAGCCTGCTGCACAGCCTGGGCTCCGTCACG GTCCTGTGCTGTGTGGACAAACAGGGCATCCTGTCGTGGCCCAACCCCAGCCCGGAGACCGTGCTGTTCTTCAGCGGAAAGGTGGAGCCCCCGCACAGCAGCCACGAGGACCTAACGGATGGCCTGTCCACCCGCTCCTTTTGCCATCCCGAGGTCGAGGAGGAG CCCCATGAACTTGACGCCCTCCTGGCCGGCTCCCTGAACCCTACCCTGCACCTTTCCAACGAGCAGGAGCGTGGCACCTGGCCAGGCGACGGCCCCAAGGCCCCCGAGCCCTCCTCTCACCACAGAGCACACGGCCGCAGCAAACACCTGTCCGGCTCCAGCGTGAGCTTCAGCAGGGACACAGAGGGTGGTGAAGAAGACCCCGGCaag ACCCAGCACGGGCTGGAGGGTGAGCCCTACGAAGCCGAGGACTTCGTGTGCGACTACCACCTGGAGATGCTGAGCCTGTCCCAGGACCAGCAGAATCCCTCCTGCATCCAGTTCGATGACTCCAACTGGCAGCTCCACCTCACCTCCCTCAAGCCCCTGGGCCTCAACGTGCTGCTGAACCTGTGCAACGCCAGCGTCACCGAGCGGCTGTGCCGGTTCTCAGACCACCTGTGCAACATCGCCCTGCAGGAGAGCCACAGCACCGTGCTGCCCGTGCACGTGCCCTGGGGCCTCTGCGAGCTCGCCCGCCTCATTG GCTTCACTCCCGGGGCCAAGGAGCTCTTCAAGCAGGGGAACCACCTTGCGCTCTACCGCCTCCCCAGCGCCGAGACCATGAAGGAGACCTCACTGGGGAGGCTCTCCTGTGTCACCAAGCGGCGCCCCCCGCTCAGCCACATGATCAGCCTCTTCATCAAGGACACCACCACCA GCACAGAACAGATGCTGTCCCACGGCACCGCAGACGTGGTCTTGGAGGCCTGCACAGACTTCTGGGACGGGGCCGACATCTACCCTCTTTCGGGTTCCGACAG GAAGAAAGTGCTGGATTTCTACCAGCGAGCCTGCCTGTCTGGTTACTGCTCGGCCTTCGCCTACAAGCCCATGAGCTGTGCCCTGTCGTCCCAGCTCAACGGCAAGTGCATCGAGCTGGTGCAGGCGCCCGGCCAGAGCAGCGTCTTCACCACGTGCGAGCTGCCCAGCACCATTCCCATCAAGCTGAGTGCCCGCCGCAGCAGCTGGAGCTCAGACG AAGGGATCGGGGAGGTGCTGGAGAAGGAAGACTGCATGCAGGCCCTGAGCGGGCAGATCTTCATGGGCATGGTGTCCTCCCAGTACCAGGCCCGGCTGGACATCGTGCGTCTCATCGACGGGCTGGTCAATGCCTGCATCCGCTTCGTCTACTTCTCTTTGGAGGATGAGCTCAAAagcaag GTGTTTGCAGAAAAGATGGGCCTGGAGACGGGCTGGAATTGTCACGTCTCCCTCACGCCCAATGGTGACATGCCCGGCTCTGAGATCCCCCCCTCCAGCCCTAGCCACGCTGGATCCCTGCACGATGACCTGAATCAGG TGTCCCGAGATGATGCGGAAGGGCTCCTCCTAATGGAGGAGGAGGGTCACTCGGACCTCATTAGCTTCCAGCCCACGGACAGCGACCTCCCCAGCTTCCTGGAGGACTGCAACCGG GCCAAGCTGCCGCGGGGCATCCACCAGGTGCGGCCCCACCTGCAGAACATCGACAACGTGCCCCTGCTCGTGCCCCTCTTCACCGACTGCACCCCCGAGA CCATGTGTGAGATGATCAAGATCATGCAGGAGTACGGGGAGGTGACCTGCTGCCTGGGCAGCTCTGCCAACCTGCGGAACAGCTGCCTCTTCCTCCAGAGCGATATCAG CATTGCCCTGGATCCCCTGTACCCCTCCCGCTGCTCCTGGGAGACCTTTGGCTACGCCACCAGCACCAGCATGGCCCAGGCCTCGGACGGCCTTTCTCCTCTGCAGCTCTCGGGGCAGCTCAACAGCCTGCCCTGCTCCCTGACCTTCCGCCAGGAGGAGACCATCAGCGTCATCCGGCTCATCGAGCAG GCTCGGCACGCCACCTACGGCATTCGCAAGTGCTTCCTCTTCCTGCTGCAGTGCCAGCTGACTCTCGTGGCCATCCAG CTGCCGCCAATCCTGAGCACCACCGACATCCTGTGGCTGTCCTGCTTTTGCTACCCTCTGCTCAG CATCTCTTTGCTGGGGAAGCCCCCCCATAGCTCCATCATGTCTATGGCAACGGGGAAAAACCTTCAGTCCATTCCTAAGAAG ACCCAGCACTACTTCCTGCTCTGCTTCTTGCTCAAGTTCAGCTTCACCATCAGCTCCTGCCTCGTCTGCTTTGGCTTCACACTGCAGAGCTTCTGCGACAGCTCCCGGGTCCGTAACCTCACCAACTGCTCCTCCATCATGCTGCCCAG CCACGCCGACACGGCTCCGGCCTGGTTTGACGACTTCGCCAACGGGCTGCTGCCGGCTCAGAAGCTCGCTGCCGCCCTGAC